CAAAGGATAACAAACGCTAGTTTTGTATCATTGACAagaaatttaattacaattatgaTTTCGTCATTGTGAGCAAATGCTTGGAAAGGGACAATTCCCACTTTGAGATAATCCACTGCAACCACTCCCTTTCCAATTCCACCTAATTTTTCCATTATTATTTCCCCTTAACAACTTCTCCCATTTGTTTCAATCCATTTCACTTGGCAAAAGTTAGCACAAGCAAAATTTCTTTAGATTTtgatttattaaatgattttttttttcttacaataTTAATGGGTACGTACGTGGTTCAGGGTTAATGGAAGGGAAGTCATATTAGCCAGGACAAAAAGGTTTATTATTCAAATTAAGCAATGGGAAAATGTTAGTAAACAGGTTGGGCATAGGAAATGCCAAAAAGACAAATTACCCATTTGCTTTATTGGAGCCTGCAGCCTTCAACTTGGCACAAACTCTTTAAAACACTAAGATTGATTATATAATAATCACCAAAAGCCATATTTAATGCAATATAATAAAGGCTACTGTCTATCTGAGATGTATATTAATTCTTGAGATGAGATTCAAGAGTTGTACAATATTTATGTTTCTCTCGCTTGGGATATTCATGTAGCCCAACAAaagaaacaaaaacaaaaaaCCCTCTAGCTGGAATGATGGAATTGGCATGTGAAGATCGAATCTCATGCAGGAGCAGTCGCAATACCTTTTGAAAAGGATATAGTGGAGAGCTATATAATGTATAAGAAACCATGATTAAGTTTCTTATTAAACACTGTTTGCACAACTCTCGACATGCTACTTTCAAGGTACACCAACAAAAAGAGGGCATTGCATGTGCTATTATCCTTGGCTAGGTACTATGGACGATGGTTAACAATCTCTCTCTACAATCATTCGAGTCCTATGTATGTGATGTGAGCCCACTCTTGAGCCATAAACCACTTTTGCTAGCAAATTTGTCAGGGTTCAGAACTTGTTATATTCTTCATTATCATTATACTTCCATTTGTTCTATTCGATCAATCGCTTACTTCTAAAAAAATCATCATATCATAAGAAGAATTTACATATATCAAAGGGGATTCCTTCTAAACCTACCTCAACTTCATAATTGATTTGCAGGAACAAGGAAAAGAAAGAGATTGAGATTAAGTTTCCAAAATATTTGCCAGCTTCAACTCCATAGTTGATAGAACATAATTATTTCCCCATTTCCACAGGTAGCTTCATTATTGGAAAGACCAAAGTAGAATTGAAGTTGATACACGAATTGGAATTTCTATCAGGAAAAAACCATATCGATAGAAATGTTTGTGCTGGGCCATATGCATATATATTCCTCTTAATGAGTACAATAGGCTCCAATTAATCTTTGGAAATGCTTTTTGGGCATTTCCAGATTTCACACTCATTAAACAATCCAAACTCATTTTCATTTTAAgtgccttctttttttttttcaagtttctGCATGGCTTCTCACCGAGGAATAACAGAACAGAGCCATTTGAGTGATACTATAGGTTCCTATATATGGGCCCTCTTGGGAAAATGGATTTCTTGTTTTAAGGGATTATTATTGATTTTTCACTCTGGGGAAATTTTGAGGAAGGTTTGTGATCTTCTAAAAGTGGTTTATCCAAGATCAAGGTGAAAACTACCTAACTTTGAGTACACAATAGCAAAtcttacaagaaaaaaaaaattaggttgCCTTGTCGCTCTACATAAAATCcccaatttttattaatattattttacaaaaaattatCAGATATATCAAGATGTATATAATACACTCAgccaattaaaaaattattatttttttttaataagcatGAAGCATAATAGATTTTTTaagccaataataataataataataataataaagcagACAAGACTATAATTATCTGACCAACAACGATTGTGGAATTCATAATCCCTTCCTAAGAGCCTGATTTGCTAAATTGACAGTAAATGGTGAAATATATTGTAGTATTGGAGAAAGAAGGATTTAATGTTCGTATGCGAAAACTTGGCACCACAACATACATGTCGGGGTCCTTCCCATCTTTGTCCTCTTTTTCTCGTTCCATTAGAAAACACTAGCTACCCTTTTTATTATCATTCCAATCATACACCATTTCCATTATTCATATCAATTACACCATCCAAAATGTCACAATAGATTCCTTATATTTCAAAAGTGACAAGCGACATTAAAAACCCTGTTTGCTGTTCCCACCAAGGCAGTCCAGTTCAttaaattattggatttattttttaCATGTGGTAGTCCACTCCTTAAgctgtatatttaattatttcattacTGTTAATAGTTGGTGAATAGAAAACAAAATAATCATATATACTCCTAATCTCTTTCCTTCCTATCATTCATTACTAGCTCCTTTTTGTTTTAGTGACTTTTGGTGGATGTAACCTCAACCATTGTAAGTGCTCAGCCAAACAAAGTTTTGTTGGGTCCATTTCCCAATCATTTCCCAAATCTAACTGCTATACATTTCCAACCCACTTGTTCAAACAGTACGAATGAAAacgtaaatatattattttataaataaaataataatattagtaTTTTTTTATATGACAATTGGAGGAGCATAATTTAACTAAACACGTTGATCAAATTAGGCTACATAATAATGTTAATATAATTGTTATTATATgggtttaaaatatatatatacgtgTGTGTGTGCGCGTGTGTGAAGTTTAAAAAAACCAAAAAAGAACATCACAAAATTCTACCGTTCATGTGTAGATTATACTTTAACCAAGCAGCACACGTAAAAGAGAGCAGGATGGGCAGATtatcacccttttttttttttccaaatcccATATTGCCCCCGAATCCAAAAACTTTTTACATAACGGAACATGCATTGGGGTTCTCGTCACTGAAGATCTGAGGAGGGTAGGCATACAACTCCATGGCATACCTTGGTGTGTAATAGTTATATTCGTTCTTTTTCAGCTCCACCACTTTGGTCTCGTCTGTGACTGTAGGTTCCGCTGCCGCCTCCGGTTTGGCCTGGCCTacgctttcttttttttctttgttttcttcCTGTTCACCACCCTTATTTTCTTTGTCACCACCTCCTCCTTTTTTCTCTTCCTTGGATTCTTTGTCTTTGCCTTTCTCTTCTGCTTTTTTCTCCGTCTCCTGCTTCACTATCACCGCGTGCTTGCCCGTTCTCTTGTACACGTATTCGACTAGTTTTGGAGGATCAAATACCCCCTTCACTGTCACCTGTGAGCTCTTTAGATCTGGTTCAGCTGATTCCACACCTACAAGATAAGCATCTCAAGAATCAGATTTTGGTCCATTTAATGCAAGATTTCAAGAATTACGATGCGAGGCTGGTGGGATTTGATTTCGAATTCGAAATCCATTGAATTTTTTAGATTCCAATTGGGAGCAAATTGAATGGAATCTAATGGAATGACTAATATAATAAGAGAAATTAAGGGAATAAAATCTTTTCTGAGAGATTCAAAAGGTGGTAAAGACAATAACATAAtaatcttcaaaaaaaaaaaaaaaaaagaagttgaaGAGAAATTGCATGAACGAAAAATGGAACAAGGGCGCCTAAAAAAAATTAGGCACTTTGCCTTAAACTAAATTgaaaaagaacaaaaagaaaaagaaaaaggtcaTGCCTTTCATTCTCTGTATCCGTTTCTTAATTGCCATTGCACAGGCTTCACAATGCATGTAAACCTTTAGGACCACTACGATCACCGGAGGCTGCACAATCAAGAAAATGAGCCCAACATGTGAATTATGTATcaccaaaaaaatttaaaaagaaaaaaaaagaagaaaaggattAAAAGGTAAAAACGTCTTCTTTCTTCTCTTCTGGCTTGGGCTTCTCCTTTTCTTCAGCCGCCTTTTTCTCCTCCTCAGACGGCGGTTTTGGGATCGGAGAAATGAGCTCCACCTGCCTATGGCTCTTCCTCTGAACTCTCTCTAGAACCTTCAGTGGATCCGCCTTCTCTCCCTTTACAACCACCTTACTAGTCTTGCAATCAGTGATTACATCTTCAACCCCTGGAATAACCCACTAAAGCACCGTCATTAATAAATTAGGGAAGTAGAAACCGATTATATTAAAAGAGAGAACCAAAAGCACTAACCTTCAAAGCCCCTTAGGCATCTTCGGACCTTGCGGGCACAACCTTCGCAATGCATGTAAACCTTTAGGACAATTTCTTGCGGAGTTGGAGGTACCTCCTCTTTGGATTCCTTTAAATCCTCTggttttttctcttcttttttttcttctgcCGGTGGTTTCTCTGCtggcttttcttctttcttttcagcCTTTTCTCCCTCAGGTTTCTTTGCCTCCGCAGGTTTTTTCCCCTCCGTGTTCTTCTCTTCTGCTGCATGCATCTTTTCCTCCTACACAAACGCAAACCCAAAATCAGAAATcagtgaaaaagaaaaaggataaaagatcaAAACAAAGTTAAAAGATTCATATCAGAGCTTCAAGACCTCCCCCATTTGCCTGGTTTTTGGATTCAAGAGAACCTATCGAGTTAGGAGATAGAGAGTAATTGGTTTGGCTAttgtctgtctgtctgtctgtctgtctctctctctctctctctctcaaacctTACTTCAGTTTGTATGCCCGCTTCTAAGAGCTGAGGACCATCAGATCTGAGGCAGCTTAGTATCATGATCGTCACCATCAATATCAAATTACGTGGCTTTTTATAAGGGGCCCGTGCAGTGTAGGAAGGAGCTGGTTGAGACAAATGGTGTCCGGAAGTTACATGCTCTGAGAAAAATTTGTTTTACCTTTACCTAATGGTAATTTTGTTTTTCACTGTTCGTGGTCGCACCGGGCTGTGATTTTGTTCCAACGGATAGGATTTCATCCATCACCTTTTTGTACCTGTAAGAGACCAAAGCTTGTTTTTGCAAATACGAGTTGTTGAAAATATTTTGATTTTGGAATTTGAAATAACTAAATAATCCTCACGTCAGGTGGAAAGAATTTCTAATAATGGAAATTACGAAatctaaataaattaataattttttgaattattattttttattacattGACTGGGTGATGGTTGGTGGGATTAGTGAGTTAACAGTGGCCCACGGTCTACGCAGCAGGTAGATTATAATTAGCAGCATTCATCGGTGAGGATTAGCACTGGCAAGATATTTTTCCATCATTGTCTTATGGCTGCCCAGTTTGGAAAATTATAATCGACTTCTTTTGCTTTATATACTTGCAGTCTATTGTACGTGAAGCATGTATACTAAATAGGCCAGAGTTTCCCACATTTATTCAATCACCACATTCAGAGCgtgattaatttttaattttgcagCATTGATTGTGCAAGTATATTAATTTTGGTTCTTTAAATCAGAATTTCAGAATTtgataatttaaatcatatatatGTTGTGTATCACACGAGTATGTAAACTATAAAAATTATagtaaataagataaaataaaaaatatataagatATCAATATTTACGTAATTTACCTTTTTAATATATGGTTACATTCACAGACATATTATCTTTCACtatcataaataaatataatcACCTATTATAAACTCAAACTATACTGTACATCAACCCAATTACATATAAGAGAAtccataatatataattatttataataaatatattagttagtcttctcaatctcctctagatataacttaatatatttactactttaactaCTATACCATAAAATATGTTTTCAACTACAATGAACAATAATCCCTACTTTTTTGGTTATGTCCTTTCTCTATTTTAGGTCAAAGTTTCTTTCACTCTATGAGACTACAATGAGCAAGAACTCCTCGTCAATGGACAAAGCCAAGTCCTCAGCAATCGGTAAAGTTCCTCTCTACAATGAGCGACAACTCCACTTCATTACAAAGCCAAATAAAATTTtcaccattctcctatttataatattaattttatcaattataaTCTAATTAACAGTCTCACTCAATTTATAAATAACGTTAAGATAAGAGTTCTATTCTATATAGGAAATATTCTTTTAtcatattgagaaatatttcttaTACTCAAATTAAGAAAATGTCTCTCTTCAATGCTCTAtttgtttcatgaaaaatattttcctgaaaaatattttttgcatTTTCTGGTATTTGAGACATTCAGAAAAATCGATcaacggaaaatatttttttcatcaAAGGGGAAAACtaagttatttttaagaaaaattacttatattttttaaaaaggaagtcattttctattttttaaattttgataattttattaaaatgtgaacacacttatacatatataaataaatacatatcattaatttaatattataaccaaacaataaaaaatattttcataaaaaatatttttttaaaaatattttatatgaaaagtattttttatatataaatttttttatgtgaAATAAACTGAGCCTAAGCCCTACTAAAATTTTGAATCATAATTCCAATGAATATATACATAAACAGGATCGAtgaacatgatttttttttttcattttctcttggaAATTAATAATCTTGAGGGAAAGATTGTGAAAAGTAGTTTATATTTTCATTATCAACCCATGAGATAGCATGTGCTTAGGTATTtactataaatttaataaaaaaattaaggtggtaaattaggggagcccataTCACGTGCGATGCTATTTATTAAAAGTGCAAATATGATGTTGAGTGTTAGCTCGTTTCATATTTATGGCTACTAAATCGACAGTGTATCATATAATACGACACCAACTTGGattaaatttgtaataatatGCATGGACCACTGTTTCTATGCAAAACCCCTATTATTAAAGCATATGTGGAATCAATGCAGAATTGATTGACCAAGTCGCAACAATGTAATTAACGGCTCCAACAACAATTGTGACAAAATACAATAACAAatcatttatatttaattattatttattaaattatgataAGATTTAATCGTGATTAGTAATCATTTTTAATACTATAAGTTGTTAATATAGTTTAATAAATTCCCTTGGAACCCTTGTTAGACAAAATAACTCTTTTTATTAAGAAAAAAAGTGTTTGTTTGTAGCTTGAGGGATACTGGACATCAtgattttacatatatatatatatatatatatatatatatatatatatatatatataattgatccaactaaaatttaaatataaaattttataatattatagatGATTCCAATATTTATACAGCTCTTTACCATATACTTTATTATAGCCTGCTAAAAAAAGTAAGTTTACACATTTTATTTTATAGCAAACGTTATTTAATTGTTGATGTTGATACATTATAAATCGTTCGACTTCTTAGATTGGCGACATAGGTCCATAAGAGGTTGTATTCCCATATATATAGTCCGAATAAGGGTATAATACCCAAGTGTGTATGAATAGTCTAGATATATCAACAACTCACATATACTACTGAGTAAGCTTGCTGCCCAACAGATAGGACTTTGTTATGACAAATTGGAGGACACATAAACTTCACCAGTTGTCTTACCACTAACCTAGTAAGGCGAGTTGGCTATCACTACTCAGAAAGGTCGTATGCCCACAAGAACGACCCCTTACTACTTCACGAGCCATTTAGTTCAATAAAATCACCTGTTTCGAGTGTATAGTTTTACTATTTATAGGATAAGGCAATCAACCAACTTGATCCCTAAGTCAATCGCCTATTCTAGTATATGGCTAGCAGTTCAGGTCTACATTTATTAGATTTATTGTCACTGCCACTTCACATATATAAGAGTCATAATTACTCTATTAGGTGACATATTCTGACTTTAAATAGAGATAATAGCTGAATAAAACCTATTCATTTGATATAGGCATTCACGTAGTAAGTTATTATTGGCACCTCTGAATTATATATAAGCATTTACTACCTTGGATAAAATATTCCTTGAATTTCTTAAGTCTCACTCTCTACTTATCTACTCTACCTTTTCTTTCCTTAAATTTTCCTAGTTCTTACTAACTTAATTATCGGAGTGTCAAGTAAGAAACACCCCTAGACCCTCTAATAACTCTTTGTTGCTTTGTAGATTGAGAAGTCGTAGGTTGGTCATAAACCAATACAAGTACCCAGAAAGGAGTTGTAGAATTAAGCACCCTTAATACCCTTATTTTCCTATATCCTCTCAAACGGTACCTTGCCATTTTGTTCATGTGTCCTTCGTTCAGATACCATCCGTATCACCAACTATCACATGTCTTTGAAAATTTCATACTGTCATAACTCATAAAAATGAAATACATATACAGATTAGTGGTAAAACTAGCAAAAATAAGGCTATTTACCAGACAATATCCAGTGCATGCAAATTTGATTGGTGCTTAGAGATTCTTTTTGAGAACCAAAATTCACACATGCGTCTAAGCATCTCAACCTTACCGTTGCCTCTACCCTTTTTTCATTTCTTGGGCTTAAGACAACCACCAAACTAAAAGGTTATCGCTACGCAAATAAAAATACTTTCTCTTGACACCAATGCATGCAGGTGATTTTTTGTAGTCAGCTTTTAGACAAGACTATAGTTTTGTGGAGGGGGGGGCGGGCGGCGGCGCGGGTTGGGTGGGTTGTGGAAGGGAATTCTGGGTTGATGCTAAAGCAGCTTTTTATCAATTCCTtggaattttataaaaattactgaCAATGACGTATTGAAAAATGGGTCAAACTAATCCACTATTCCATAATTATCCAAGAGATCGAGCTAAATGGAGAATTGGGGATTTAATTAGTTGGGGAGAAAGTAATCTGTGGattataggatttttttttttttttttatcagaagGATTATAGGAGTTAGACACAATAGAACATTCAGTATCAAATACATGGCAAAATATGCGGCACCGTGCTTTCAAAGGATGAGGATGAGCAATACTGTTCTGACTCGTAAACCATGAAATGGTGCTAAATGAATAATTTGGATGGGACTTTGTTGGCTCTGATTCATGAAATAATTATAGGGTTTAAATATGACATGACTATGATTTGACATAGCTTTTTTGGGCTGCTGAGATAATCGGTCGGTTTTTGGAGTAGATAAGATTCAGAAagctttattatataattaattaatagccCTTTAATTGCAGATCTATATAAAAGCAACATTCAGTACCATTGTTGGAGATCA
Above is a genomic segment from Hevea brasiliensis isolate MT/VB/25A 57/8 chromosome 17, ASM3005281v1, whole genome shotgun sequence containing:
- the LOC110645505 gene encoding heavy metal-associated isoprenylated plant protein 7, giving the protein MGEEEKMHAAEEKNTEGKKPAEAKKPEGEKAEKKEEKPAEKPPAEEKKEEKKPEDLKESKEEVPPTPQEIVLKVYMHCEGCARKVRRCLRGFEGVEDVITDCKTSKVVVKGEKADPLKVLERVQRKSHRQVELISPIPKPPSEEEKKAAEEKEKPKPEEKKEDPPVIVVVLKVYMHCEACAMAIKKRIQRMKGVESAEPDLKSSQVTVKGVFDPPKLVEYVYKRTGKHAVIVKQETEKKAEEKGKDKESKEEKKGGGGDKENKGGEQEENKEKKESVGQAKPEAAAEPTVTDETKVVELKKNEYNYYTPRYAMELYAYPPQIFSDENPNACSVM